In Caldicellulosiruptor obsidiansis OB47, a single window of DNA contains:
- a CDS encoding glycosyltransferase family 4 protein: MRILQLTWEYPPRIVGGISRVVRSISQKLSEKDTVYVVTISEDYERTEDYGNLKVFRVPVYPLNSLNFIDWVMMMNMALAEKAIYIAQKEGKFDIIHAHDWLCAFAARIVKYALRIPLITTIHATEHGRNGGIYTDMQRFIHNVEWWLTFEAWKVIVNSEYMKNECERIFSLTPDKCIVIPNGIDFEEFAQVPFDWDFRRKYALDSEKIIFFIGRHVYEKGIHILIDAFRKVLDNFYDVKLVIAGNGPMTGELYSKAHFLGLSHKVLFTGFVTDDERKKLFKIADIAVFPSLYEPFGIVALEAMASGCVPVVSDIGGFSEIVKHLHNGLTFYCANPNSLADMILLLLKDDLLRQKLSRQAQSDAREIYSWDKIVKRLKSVYEMIVTEAKKMEWFSAL; the protein is encoded by the coding sequence TTGCGAATACTGCAGCTTACATGGGAATACCCGCCAAGAATAGTTGGTGGCATCTCAAGAGTTGTTAGAAGCATTTCACAAAAGCTATCAGAAAAAGACACTGTTTATGTTGTTACCATTTCAGAAGACTATGAAAGAACAGAAGATTATGGAAACCTCAAAGTATTTAGAGTTCCGGTGTATCCTCTAAATTCCCTTAATTTTATTGACTGGGTTATGATGATGAACATGGCACTTGCTGAAAAGGCTATATATATTGCTCAAAAGGAGGGTAAGTTTGATATAATTCACGCACATGATTGGCTTTGCGCGTTTGCTGCGCGTATAGTAAAGTATGCACTTAGAATACCTTTGATTACCACAATTCATGCAACAGAGCATGGACGAAACGGTGGGATATACACAGATATGCAGAGGTTTATTCACAATGTTGAGTGGTGGCTTACATTTGAGGCGTGGAAGGTAATTGTCAACTCTGAGTATATGAAAAATGAGTGTGAAAGGATATTTAGCTTAACACCTGACAAGTGCATTGTCATTCCCAATGGAATAGACTTTGAAGAGTTTGCGCAAGTGCCATTTGATTGGGATTTTAGAAGAAAGTATGCTTTGGACAGTGAAAAGATAATATTTTTCATTGGAAGACATGTTTATGAAAAAGGGATTCATATCTTGATAGATGCTTTTAGAAAAGTACTTGACAATTTTTATGATGTAAAGCTTGTAATTGCAGGCAACGGTCCAATGACAGGTGAGCTTTACTCCAAGGCACATTTCTTGGGACTTTCACACAAGGTATTATTCACCGGATTTGTTACAGATGACGAAAGAAAAAAGCTTTTCAAAATTGCTGACATTGCAGTGTTTCCCAGTCTTTACGAGCCTTTTGGGATAGTTGCTTTAGAGGCAATGGCATCAGGTTGTGTCCCGGTTGTTTCTGACATTGGCGGGTTTTCTGAGATTGTAAAGCACCTTCACAATGGACTTACTTTTTACTGCGCAAATCCGAACTCACTTGCCGACATGATTTTGCTTCTCTTAAAAGATGACCTTCTTCGTCAAAAACTTTCAAGGCAGGCACAAAGTGATGCAAGAGAAATTTATTCATGGGACAAAATTGTAAAAAGGCTAAAAAGCGTATACGAAATGATTGTCACAGAGGCAAAAAAGATGGAGTGGTTTTCAGCACTTTAG
- a CDS encoding sugar phosphate nucleotidyltransferase → MKGVIMAGGSGTRLRPLTVSLPKPMIPFFGRPVMEYAVKLLKAHGIFEIATTLQYHPDKIINYFEDGQKWGVRIQHFVEDRPLGTAGSVRNAKKFLDETFVVLSGDGITNADLTRAIEFHKQKRSKVTIVLKEVEIPIEYGIVLTDEEGRIQRFFEKPSWSEVFSNLANTGIYIIEPEILDYIEDGRPFDFSKDLFPKLLKENVPMFGFRMDGYWCDIGDVGSYIKAHRDVFRLGGILDLDLKSPRISKESNISPNAKISQSVFIGSECEIEDDVEIGEFCVIGDGVKIAKGSKLERAILWNGSFIGKNCELKGCVICSRSILKDYVRVSEKAVVGEKNLLKDFVEVKAEAKIWPEKTIESGTVIDENIYWGTEVIKSVFWVRGITGDFNQEITPQFAIKLGNSIGSVFDKNARILIGDDYTEKSSVIRKAIETGCQVTGTRLYRTRGIILPIFRYIVKDYYDAGIYVRSRGNSIRIEIFDQNGMNIDKSLERKIENLFVTCDFRTSSNINFVNELISSPLEMYFARLEETFESSKFKGLKVCIVSEDKSIISLFDKISERYGLKTTLISGGSKQCIENLKNMCVQNEYDAGFLIDRQGEHFIMMLGDCTVYGEKLKMLLAWLEMKKFKNDHMILPEFFKAFINDVDRLLDVPVKYTGNEIRDYMKAVLEQGINYFFYYDAVSSIVLILERLSEVKDLIDKVKKLEEVHV, encoded by the coding sequence ATGAAAGGTGTTATAATGGCAGGCGGGTCTGGAACAAGATTAAGACCCTTGACTGTTTCACTTCCAAAGCCGATGATACCTTTTTTTGGAAGACCTGTGATGGAGTATGCGGTAAAGCTTCTTAAAGCACATGGCATTTTTGAGATTGCAACAACTCTTCAGTACCATCCTGACAAGATAATCAACTATTTTGAGGATGGGCAAAAGTGGGGTGTTCGTATCCAGCACTTTGTCGAGGACAGACCACTTGGCACAGCAGGTTCTGTCAGGAACGCAAAAAAGTTCTTGGATGAGACTTTTGTTGTTTTGAGCGGGGACGGAATTACAAATGCAGACCTTACAAGAGCTATAGAGTTTCACAAACAAAAAAGAAGCAAAGTTACCATTGTTTTAAAAGAGGTTGAAATACCTATAGAGTATGGTATTGTTCTTACAGACGAAGAGGGAAGAATCCAGAGGTTTTTTGAAAAACCTTCCTGGAGTGAAGTATTTTCAAACCTTGCAAACACAGGGATATATATAATTGAGCCAGAAATACTTGACTATATTGAAGATGGAAGACCGTTTGATTTTAGCAAGGATTTATTTCCAAAGCTCTTAAAAGAAAACGTGCCAATGTTTGGTTTTAGAATGGATGGGTACTGGTGCGATATTGGAGATGTAGGAAGCTACATCAAGGCTCACAGGGATGTGTTCAGGCTGGGTGGAATACTTGACCTTGATCTGAAAAGTCCCAGAATTTCAAAGGAATCCAACATTTCACCAAACGCAAAGATAAGCCAAAGTGTGTTTATTGGAAGTGAGTGTGAGATAGAAGACGATGTTGAAATAGGCGAGTTTTGTGTAATTGGTGATGGGGTAAAGATTGCAAAAGGAAGCAAGCTTGAAAGAGCTATTCTGTGGAACGGTAGTTTTATAGGTAAAAACTGTGAATTGAAAGGCTGTGTGATTTGCAGCAGGTCAATCTTAAAAGATTATGTGAGAGTTTCTGAAAAAGCGGTCGTCGGTGAGAAAAACCTTTTAAAAGATTTTGTTGAAGTCAAAGCAGAGGCAAAAATCTGGCCTGAGAAGACAATTGAGTCTGGCACAGTGATAGATGAAAACATCTACTGGGGGACAGAGGTAATAAAGAGCGTATTTTGGGTTCGGGGAATTACAGGTGATTTTAATCAGGAGATAACACCCCAGTTTGCTATAAAACTTGGGAATTCCATCGGTTCTGTCTTTGACAAAAACGCAAGGATTTTAATTGGCGACGACTATACAGAAAAGAGCAGCGTTATTCGAAAAGCTATTGAAACAGGTTGCCAGGTAACAGGTACAAGGCTTTACAGGACAAGAGGAATAATACTTCCAATCTTCAGATATATTGTCAAGGACTATTACGATGCAGGCATCTATGTGCGCTCAAGAGGAAATAGCATAAGGATTGAAATATTTGACCAAAATGGTATGAACATTGACAAGTCATTGGAAAGAAAGATTGAAAATTTGTTTGTCACATGCGATTTTAGAACCTCTTCAAACATCAATTTTGTCAATGAACTTATCTCATCACCGCTTGAGATGTACTTTGCAAGGCTTGAAGAGACGTTCGAAAGTTCCAAGTTCAAAGGGTTAAAAGTTTGCATAGTTTCAGAAGACAAATCTATAATTTCGCTTTTTGATAAGATTTCTGAGCGATATGGCTTAAAGACTACCTTGATAAGTGGCGGTTCAAAGCAGTGTATAGAGAATCTGAAAAATATGTGTGTGCAGAATGAGTATGACGCAGGGTTTTTGATTGACCGCCAGGGAGAACACTTTATCATGATGCTGGGAGACTGCACAGTGTACGGTGAAAAGCTCAAGATGCTGCTTGCGTGGCTTGAGATGAAAAAGTTCAAAAATGACCATATGATTTTGCCAGAGTTCTTCAAAGCATTTATAAACGATGTGGACAGGCTTTTGGATGTGCCAGTAAAATACACTGGGAATGAGATAAGAGACTATATGAAAGCAGTCTTAGAACAAGGGATTAATTATTTCTTCTACTACGATGCTGTGTCTTCGATAGTGCTCATCTTAGAGAGACTTTCTGAGGTAAAAGATTTGATAGATAAAGTGAAGAAATTAGAGGAAGTTCATGTATGA
- a CDS encoding VanZ family protein: protein MNSNIKLYIRWVLVFLWMAVIFYFSSQEGVISHQKSFSVAALCERIVEFFAGKDIITDANRKSFEFCVRKLAHVTEYFVLCMLFYRAFLAGGNGHKKSAAKSFIFSFLYAVTDEIHQIFVAGRGPSPVDVGVDTIGMFLYLFQRMLKEKIKKGLSDV, encoded by the coding sequence TTGAACTCAAACATAAAACTTTACATAAGATGGGTGCTTGTATTTTTGTGGATGGCAGTAATTTTTTATTTTTCTTCCCAGGAAGGGGTAATCTCTCATCAAAAAAGTTTTTCGGTGGCAGCTTTGTGTGAGAGGATAGTTGAATTTTTTGCAGGAAAAGATATAATCACAGATGCAAACAGAAAAAGTTTTGAATTTTGTGTAAGAAAACTTGCACACGTCACAGAGTACTTTGTGCTTTGCATGCTATTTTACAGAGCTTTTCTTGCAGGAGGAAATGGCCATAAAAAATCTGCTGCAAAGAGCTTTATATTTTCTTTTCTTTATGCTGTAACAGATGAAATTCACCAGATATTTGTTGCAGGAAGAGGTCCAAGCCCGGTTGATGTTGGGGTTGATACAATTGGAATGTTCTTGTATCTGTTCCAGAGGATGCTCAAAGAAAAGATTAAAAAAGGGCTGAGTGATGTATAA
- a CDS encoding TrkH family potassium uptake protein: MYKTKFKEGHIELRHVLYMTGKTLSAIGMVEIVAAITSLLYREWNMLFNLMIGIGLFFIVSFIFIFIGRDTKEERFSWGAGMSMVALTWALSALISAVPPYLSGHFASYLDACFEVMSGYTTTGLVLIQDLDHAPMGLNMWRHLICYIGGQGMVLMTLSFLASGMRGLLKVYMGEARDEQIFPNVMHTARIIWSVSLLYLVLGTLALTINGVLIGLPLDMAFFRGLWMFLGGWDTAGFAPQSQNAMYFHSLSYEIISMTIMILGTINFALHYFILTGNYREGIKNAEIKSLFTTITILSLLGAFALRGVYSSSEISFRKTFYHFISAHTGTGFATLYSQQFFYEWSDAAIILLVIAMLAGGSVCSTAGGIKALRIAILANALVNDIKKMIKPDSAVVVEKFHHLKEVTLQDRHVRNVSIITLLYIATFAFGTLVGTFFGYPLKAAMFESASALGNVGLSIGITQPSMPDALKIIYIFMMWVGRLEFMSVIALFAFLFKEAKEG; the protein is encoded by the coding sequence ATGTATAAAACCAAATTCAAAGAAGGTCATATAGAGCTCAGACATGTTCTTTATATGACAGGAAAAACTTTAAGTGCAATTGGTATGGTAGAAATAGTTGCCGCTATAACATCGCTTTTATACCGTGAGTGGAACATGTTATTTAATCTTATGATAGGTATTGGACTATTTTTTATTGTAAGTTTTATATTTATCTTTATCGGAAGGGACACAAAAGAAGAAAGGTTTTCGTGGGGCGCTGGAATGAGCATGGTGGCTTTAACCTGGGCACTTAGCGCACTAATTTCAGCTGTGCCACCTTATCTTTCGGGCCATTTTGCTTCATACTTAGATGCGTGCTTTGAAGTCATGAGCGGATACACAACAACAGGTCTCGTTCTCATTCAGGACTTGGACCATGCACCAATGGGACTTAATATGTGGAGGCATTTAATATGTTATATCGGCGGACAGGGCATGGTACTTATGACCTTGAGCTTTCTTGCCTCGGGTATGCGTGGACTTTTAAAGGTGTACATGGGCGAGGCAAGAGATGAGCAGATATTCCCAAACGTTATGCACACAGCAAGGATAATCTGGTCTGTGAGCCTTTTATACCTTGTTTTGGGGACTTTGGCTTTGACAATAAATGGAGTTTTAATAGGTCTTCCTTTGGACATGGCATTTTTCAGAGGGCTGTGGATGTTTCTTGGTGGCTGGGACACAGCAGGGTTTGCTCCACAGTCTCAAAATGCAATGTATTTCCATAGTCTTTCATATGAGATTATATCTATGACCATTATGATTTTAGGAACAATAAACTTTGCTCTTCACTATTTTATCCTCACTGGAAATTACAGAGAAGGTATTAAAAATGCTGAGATAAAAAGCCTTTTTACAACAATCACCATCCTTAGCCTTCTTGGTGCATTTGCTTTGAGAGGTGTTTATTCAAGTAGCGAAATTTCATTTAGAAAAACTTTTTACCATTTTATTTCTGCTCACACAGGCACAGGGTTTGCAACCCTTTACTCACAGCAATTTTTCTATGAATGGTCAGATGCAGCGATAATCCTTTTGGTTATTGCAATGTTAGCTGGTGGGTCTGTGTGCTCAACAGCAGGTGGTATAAAAGCGCTCAGAATTGCAATCCTTGCAAATGCTCTTGTAAATGACATAAAAAAGATGATAAAGCCTGACTCAGCGGTTGTCGTGGAAAAGTTTCATCACCTAAAAGAGGTCACATTGCAGGACAGGCACGTTCGAAATGTTTCTATTATAACACTTTTGTATATTGCAACATTTGCTTTCGGGACACTGGTAGGCACGTTTTTTGGTTATCCTTTGAAGGCTGCAATGTTTGAATCTGCCTCAGCACTTGGCAACGTTGGACTTTCAATTGGAATTACCCAGCCTTCCATGCCAGATGCCCTTAAAATAATCTACATCTTTATGATGTGGGTGGGAAGGCTTGAGTTCATGTCTGTAATTGCACTTTTTGCATTCCTATTCAAAGAAGCAAAGGAAGGATAA
- a CDS encoding NAD-binding protein, giving the protein MRVVIVGGGKVGYFLTKLLAERGRYHITVIEQQPELCRKVAEEFSNVTVIEGDGTSLDILSDAKVHRCDFFIAVTGKDEDNLISCQLAKKVFEVKRTIARANNPKNINVMKRLGVDNVISSTDIIAKIIEHEVEIEPLSVLATLKNGEIIVFQAVVQQNSPAANKKIAEVPFPKESIIGAIMRENETFVPSGDSIILPGDTLLVIVSEKDKREFKRLITSK; this is encoded by the coding sequence ATGAGAGTTGTCATTGTAGGCGGTGGAAAGGTAGGATATTTCTTGACAAAGCTTTTAGCTGAAAGAGGAAGGTATCACATCACAGTGATTGAACAGCAGCCAGAACTGTGCAGAAAAGTCGCCGAAGAGTTTTCGAATGTGACTGTGATAGAAGGTGATGGAACCTCTTTGGACATCCTTTCTGATGCAAAGGTTCACAGGTGCGACTTTTTTATTGCCGTAACTGGAAAGGATGAGGACAATCTCATATCCTGCCAGCTTGCAAAGAAGGTATTTGAGGTAAAAAGAACCATAGCAAGGGCGAACAATCCAAAAAACATAAACGTGATGAAAAGACTTGGTGTTGACAATGTGATATCCTCAACAGACATCATCGCAAAGATAATTGAGCATGAGGTTGAAATAGAACCTCTTTCTGTCCTTGCCACATTGAAAAATGGGGAGATAATAGTTTTTCAGGCGGTTGTTCAGCAAAATTCTCCTGCTGCAAACAAAAAGATTGCAGAGGTCCCGTTCCCCAAAGAGAGTATAATAGGTGCTATCATGAGAGAAAACGAGACATTTGTGCCGTCTGGAGACAGCATAATTTTGCCGGGTGACACCTTGCTTGTCATTGTGAGCGAAAAAGACAAAAGAGAATTCAAGAGGCTTATAACCTCAAAATAA
- a CDS encoding potassium channel family protein produces MYIIVVGCGKVGSTLAKSLSDEGHDVVVIDSDAKNFERLGPDFNGMKIQGVVIDEDVLKQAGIEKADALAAVTPDDSTNIMAAQIAEEIYNVPKVIARIYDPLREDIFHSLGLETICPTTLAVEYIKSILLSREIRHKHRFGKDDVFFKYVTPKRDDIGKGLDKIILPENCYLFGIIRNEHFYFKNKNIRLQENDILVIAEKKVNQ; encoded by the coding sequence TTGTATATAATAGTCGTGGGATGTGGAAAAGTAGGTTCAACACTTGCAAAGTCTCTTTCTGATGAGGGGCATGATGTTGTTGTGATAGACTCTGACGCTAAAAACTTTGAAAGACTTGGACCTGACTTTAACGGCATGAAAATCCAGGGGGTTGTGATTGATGAAGATGTTTTAAAACAGGCAGGAATAGAAAAGGCTGACGCGTTGGCAGCAGTTACTCCTGATGACAGTACAAACATAATGGCTGCTCAGATAGCTGAAGAAATTTATAACGTGCCAAAGGTAATAGCAAGAATTTATGACCCGCTGAGAGAAGATATCTTCCACTCTCTTGGACTTGAAACAATCTGTCCTACAACCTTGGCTGTTGAGTATATAAAATCAATTCTTCTTTCTCGTGAGATAAGACATAAGCACAGATTTGGCAAGGACGATGTGTTTTTTAAATATGTTACACCAAAAAGAGATGATATTGGAAAGGGTCTGGATAAAATAATACTTCCTGAAAACTGTTATCTTTTTGGAATAATCCGAAACGAACACTTTTATTTCAAGAATAAAAACATAAGACTTCAGGAAAATGATATCTTGGTGATTGCTGAAAAGAAGGTGAATCAATGA
- a CDS encoding SpoIID/LytB domain-containing protein — MVKKLLCGAIAIVLFVVFSSINILPAFSQTQIPEWIRIGVFYADTYKKSSPVDSVKIEAKGSLFLAISDDKNFITIADTQKNSLTVSKDVYKKNGQEGSNYHVAVGRYISYKTAENSLKSFSSFKDAFVGFVNGGYSILIGCFDNINDAKELVSKLSGATIYSSETMVLVKDDSGKILFGFDGQNTKFLMLIPQKQNGIERIKIGDRWFRGRTEFKRIKGSDMTVINVTKLEEYLYGVIRMEIDPLWPMEAVKAFAVIARTYAVRNLGKHQSIGFDLCPTDHCQVYGGAVDGTYGEKQAIAAVDSTRGEIITYKGNPIDAVYFSSTGGIPTEDSENVWRYPVEYLRSVDNSKEAKNSKSSWLFQFTKDEIKNMLKKRNIDIGDILDVQAVEYTKAGRVLRLKIIGTKGEYECQKEATRLLFGLYSQAYTIATDADVAVVDSNGKVKKVRISGQKILFEDGSVKKAVVAGQKQNFEETEKLLPQTAESVYLSIYDEVYQSEDVGGFETEGQTYSQHYIDVVNPEGSIDKVPLVPTTYTFNGKGWGHGVGMSQWGAKGLAESGYNYKQIIKHYYTGVEIEKG; from the coding sequence ATGGTTAAAAAACTTTTATGCGGGGCAATAGCAATTGTCTTATTTGTAGTTTTTTCTTCAATTAATATATTACCCGCATTTTCACAAACTCAAATTCCGGAGTGGATAAGAATAGGAGTGTTTTATGCTGATACATACAAAAAATCAAGCCCGGTGGATTCTGTAAAAATTGAGGCAAAAGGAAGCCTTTTTTTGGCTATTTCTGATGACAAAAACTTTATTACAATTGCTGATACACAAAAAAATAGTCTCACAGTTTCAAAGGATGTATACAAAAAGAATGGTCAGGAAGGGTCAAATTATCATGTGGCAGTTGGAAGGTATATTTCATACAAAACAGCAGAGAATAGCTTAAAAAGTTTTTCTTCATTCAAAGATGCCTTTGTGGGGTTTGTAAATGGTGGATATAGCATATTGATTGGCTGTTTTGACAATATAAACGATGCAAAAGAGCTGGTGTCAAAACTTTCTGGCGCAACCATTTATTCTTCAGAGACTATGGTGCTTGTAAAAGATGATAGTGGCAAAATACTTTTTGGATTTGACGGGCAAAATACCAAGTTTTTAATGCTGATTCCACAAAAACAAAACGGTATTGAGAGAATAAAGATAGGTGACAGATGGTTTAGGGGAAGGACTGAGTTTAAGAGAATAAAAGGTAGTGATATGACAGTTATAAATGTCACAAAGCTTGAAGAGTATCTGTATGGCGTTATCAGGATGGAGATTGACCCGCTGTGGCCAATGGAAGCTGTAAAGGCGTTTGCGGTGATTGCCCGAACATATGCTGTGAGAAACCTTGGCAAACACCAATCAATTGGTTTCGACCTGTGCCCGACAGACCACTGTCAGGTATATGGCGGTGCAGTCGATGGCACATATGGCGAAAAACAGGCAATTGCAGCTGTTGACTCAACAAGAGGTGAGATTATAACATACAAAGGCAACCCGATTGATGCTGTGTATTTTTCGTCAACAGGCGGCATTCCCACAGAAGATTCTGAAAATGTTTGGAGGTATCCTGTTGAGTATTTGAGGTCTGTTGACAACTCTAAAGAGGCAAAAAATTCAAAGTCGTCGTGGCTATTTCAGTTTACCAAAGATGAGATAAAAAATATGCTCAAAAAAAGGAACATAGACATTGGTGATATTTTGGACGTTCAGGCGGTTGAGTATACAAAGGCAGGAAGAGTTTTGAGGCTAAAAATTATCGGCACAAAAGGCGAATATGAGTGTCAAAAAGAGGCAACACGGCTTTTATTTGGTCTTTACAGCCAGGCATATACAATTGCGACTGATGCGGATGTTGCTGTGGTAGATAGCAATGGGAAGGTGAAAAAAGTGAGAATAAGCGGTCAAAAGATTTTGTTCGAGGATGGAAGTGTAAAAAAAGCAGTGGTTGCTGGGCAGAAGCAGAATTTTGAGGAAACTGAAAAGCTTTTGCCACAAACTGCTGAAAGTGTGTATCTTTCGATATATGATGAGGTGTATCAGTCTGAAGATGTTGGTGGTTTTGAAACAGAAGGTCAGACATATTCACAGCACTATATAGATGTAGTAAATCCAGAGGGTAGCATTGACAAGGTGCCACTTGTTCCTACCACTTACACATTCAATGGCAAGGGCTGGGGACATGGTGTTGGAATGAGCCAGTGGGGTGCAAAGGGCCTTGCTGAAAGTGGTTATAATTATAAGCAGATTATAAAACACTATTACACAGGAGTTGAGATTGAAAAAGGATGA
- the queA gene encoding tRNA preQ1(34) S-adenosylmethionine ribosyltransferase-isomerase QueA — MRKWKLSDFHYDLPDELIAQKPVEPRDNSRLMVILPDGTIEHRIFRDIVEYLNEGDCLVLNNSKVIPARLIGQREDTGSFIEFLLVKRLDINTWEVMTRPGKKARRGRKFVFGNGELKAEVLHVNQDEGTRIVRFYYEGVFEEVLEKLGKIPLPPYIKEELEDLSRYQTVYSKVPGSAAAPTAGLHFTEELLEKISKKGVEILYVTLHVGLGTFKPVKVENVEEHKMHEEYYEISQDVADRINRAKELGKRVIAVGTTSCRVLESCSDEAGRVKAQKGWTNIFIYPGYNFKVLDGLVTNFHLPDTTLMMLVCAFGGYERIMNAYKIAVDMRYRFFSFGDAMLILRR, encoded by the coding sequence ATGAGAAAATGGAAACTCAGCGACTTTCACTATGACCTACCAGATGAGCTGATTGCACAAAAACCTGTAGAGCCACGGGATAACTCAAGACTTATGGTTATTTTGCCAGACGGTACAATCGAGCACAGAATTTTCCGCGATATAGTTGAATACTTAAATGAAGGTGACTGTCTTGTTCTCAACAACTCAAAGGTCATACCTGCACGCTTGATTGGGCAGAGGGAAGACACTGGCAGTTTTATAGAGTTTTTACTTGTAAAAAGGCTTGACATAAACACATGGGAGGTCATGACACGGCCGGGCAAAAAAGCGCGAAGAGGAAGAAAATTTGTATTTGGCAATGGAGAGCTTAAAGCCGAGGTTTTGCATGTAAATCAAGATGAAGGTACTAGAATTGTAAGGTTCTATTATGAAGGGGTGTTTGAAGAGGTTTTAGAAAAGCTGGGCAAGATTCCTCTTCCACCATATATAAAAGAAGAGCTTGAGGACTTATCAAGGTATCAGACAGTGTATAGCAAAGTGCCTGGTTCTGCTGCAGCACCGACTGCAGGTCTTCACTTTACAGAAGAGCTGCTTGAAAAAATTTCAAAAAAGGGTGTTGAGATTTTGTATGTGACACTGCACGTTGGGCTTGGAACTTTTAAGCCTGTTAAGGTTGAAAATGTGGAAGAGCACAAGATGCATGAGGAGTACTATGAGATTTCTCAGGATGTTGCAGACAGAATAAATAGAGCAAAAGAGCTTGGAAAAAGAGTCATTGCGGTTGGAACGACATCGTGCAGAGTTTTAGAGTCGTGCAGCGATGAAGCAGGAAGAGTAAAAGCACAGAAAGGCTGGACTAATATCTTCATCTATCCCGGGTATAACTTTAAAGTGCTTGACGGGCTTGTGACAAACTTTCATCTTCCAGATACAACCTTGATGATGCTTGTGTGTGCATTTGGTGGGTATGAAAGAATCATGAATGCATACAAGATTGCAGTTGACATGCGATACAGGTTCTTCAGTTTTGGAGATGCAATGCTAATATTGAGAAGATGA
- a CDS encoding TIGR02677 family protein, protein MINFQAPLLGKLKYFEYLTAPNSERYRTIMRYCFLCHLEYKNRLTKEEIFTFLKSFPQFADYTEQMCEQDLKNLVEWGNLNSIQDTSKTRTVEEFRNKRFLYELTPIGLRIERFLFELETQEDTKAELNPKHVEKIYFLLQHVDSILQDPQKRAVDWWDELTRSFEEIEKSYSEYISMLKSYEAENLMLKEKFLDYKSKLVQYLYNFYVIFQNYLPRIRSTFLSLEESKIEKLLNYIIAQEKEHPKNIFRDPESIERNIKARFDNIKLWFVASHGQAEKLSDQIQGLIRRVSDLAARLSELSSVKVNRQEEFKHLAKIFSSLDLATCHKLSAVVFGVLLPRYIAAEEKRQSELASLSILDVPPMKSLLRSRGRLVREKSRVLPASEFSEDKKKRFEEYKKKIEEEEKLVAELIKDGRIEFESLPVLTPHVRKKLLVWLSRGLSSGFGNTDSGKRFKVVRPKDDRRCVLRSTDGELEMPAYVIEFVE, encoded by the coding sequence ATGATAAACTTCCAAGCTCCGCTTTTGGGAAAACTCAAATATTTTGAGTACCTCACAGCGCCTAACTCAGAAAGATACAGAACAATCATGAGATACTGTTTTTTGTGCCATTTAGAGTACAAAAACAGACTTACAAAAGAGGAAATTTTCACGTTTTTAAAAAGTTTTCCACAGTTTGCAGACTACACTGAACAGATGTGCGAACAGGATTTGAAAAACCTTGTTGAGTGGGGTAATTTAAATTCAATCCAGGATACGTCAAAGACCAGGACTGTTGAAGAGTTCAGGAACAAAAGATTTTTGTATGAACTTACACCTATAGGACTCAGGATTGAAAGGTTTTTGTTTGAACTTGAAACTCAAGAAGACACAAAAGCAGAGCTAAATCCCAAACACGTTGAAAAGATTTATTTTTTGCTTCAGCATGTGGACAGTATATTGCAAGACCCGCAAAAAAGAGCAGTTGACTGGTGGGACGAGCTAACAAGATCATTTGAAGAGATTGAAAAGAGCTATTCAGAGTATATTTCAATGTTAAAGTCGTACGAAGCTGAAAATCTCATGCTCAAGGAAAAGTTTTTGGACTACAAGTCAAAGCTTGTACAGTACCTGTACAACTTCTATGTCATCTTCCAGAACTATCTTCCACGGATAAGATCTACCTTTTTGTCATTGGAAGAGTCTAAAATAGAAAAGCTCTTGAATTACATAATCGCCCAGGAAAAAGAGCATCCCAAAAACATATTCAGAGATCCAGAGAGCATAGAAAGAAATATAAAAGCAAGATTCGACAACATAAAACTCTGGTTTGTCGCGTCACACGGTCAGGCAGAAAAACTTTCTGACCAGATCCAGGGGCTTATAAGAAGGGTGTCTGACCTTGCAGCAAGGCTTTCGGAGCTGTCAAGTGTCAAAGTAAACAGGCAGGAGGAGTTCAAGCACTTGGCAAAAATCTTCTCAAGCCTTGATTTGGCGACATGTCACAAGCTTTCTGCAGTTGTGTTTGGTGTGCTTTTGCCACGATACATTGCAGCCGAGGAAAAGAGACAGAGCGAGCTTGCAAGCCTTAGCATTCTTGACGTGCCACCGATGAAAAGCTTGCTTAGGTCAAGAGGAAGGCTTGTGAGGGAAAAAAGCAGGGTTTTACCGGCATCTGAATTTTCTGAAGACAAGAAGAAAAGGTTTGAGGAGTATAAAAAGAAGATTGAAGAGGAAGAAAAGCTTGTTGCTGAGCTTATAAAAGATGGAAGGATTGAGTTTGAAAGCCTTCCTGTTTTGACTCCACATGTGAGGAAAAAACTTCTTGTATGGCTCTCACGAGGACTTTCGTCAGGTTTTGGGAATACAGATTCAGGGAAAAGATTTAAAGTTGTAAGACCGAAAGATGATAGGCGCTGTGTTTTAAGGTCAACAGATGGTGAGCTTGAGATGCCGGCGTATGTAATTGAGTTTGTTGAGTAA